DNA sequence from the Pomacea canaliculata isolate SZHN2017 linkage group LG7, ASM307304v1, whole genome shotgun sequence genome:
acacacacacaaacacacacaaaatacagcATCAGAACACGCACAACCACTCACGTCTGTGAAccttttaagttaaaaatattaaactgtactttaagtttaaaatattaaaactttaatcACAAGCTGATAAAATACTTAATTATCAGTGCACTATTTCACACATGCTtaacaaaacaactttttattcTTAGCAGCTGATGTCCAATGAAAGATGATGCTTTACACAGTGTtatcatctaaaaaaaaatataactgcccaggaaaataaaaacttattgTAAACTAATACAAATATGAATAATTACATCTaaatttttatgatttgtttgcttgtttttgttgttgtttttttttgttttttgttgttgttgtttttttttttggtagttcTGACCAACAGCTTTACATGTATATCTGCGAAGAACCTCCTTTAtaacatttcatttccttttcttccaAAATTTGTGATAATTGTTGCTCACAATACACCACTGTAGTATGTAGCGGagtttaacacacaaaaaaaagtaaaaagataaaagctgCAAGTCTGAACCATAATCTTTCAAAAACACCCTCTAAAGCAGATGATAGTCTTGTTCTGTGACACAAGATTTAACTATTGTGTTTATTGCATGTCGTTTCTACTAGAAGCTTAGTTCCTAGTAAACCAGACGGCATtgcaaataaaatcttttattggTCCATCTTTCTATCcatcctttctttttctatccAGTCTATAAATGaatttcctcttttctcttcaCCACCCTCACTCACACTACAACTAGTTGTTGCTGGTGCTAGTGGTGATGGTGTAGTCGTAGCTTTCACAATGTTTGGGGAACTTTGTGAGTATTGTTTACCAAAGCCCTCAGGTAGCTGTCATTAGCCATATTTTTCGAAAAGTATTCAGTACTGGCCCCCTTCAGGGAACTGTGTGCTAAGAGCGATGAGAGACAATTCAAAGGGaaagaattgtttattttattacttccctttcatttcttgtggagcagggcgagactAGTTGGTAGTGATAGAACCCAAGCTGCTTAATCGgcacaaaatgtcaacaatcAAAAGTAATTCaattcttgtaaacaaaaattgttttcagtaaCTAAGCATCAAAGGAGCCTGTatcttaaaatagtttttaatgcAAAAGATTTGGATTTCCTTTCCCTGCTCAGTCTTTTGGAACACAGTGCCCGCCAATCGTACAGTTTATAGTTCATCCCAAACTTATGTAAATCATCGCCGACGACTATGTTTACGAAAATAGCAAAGCTCTTCTTCATCATTTAATGAACCATGGAGAAGATGAAGCAAAAATTATGCTAGTCGATACAAACTACATCTTTGTTTGATGTCTGGTTGCCTGtcttttttcaaagtttgtagTTGAGATCctgtacatttttattcataCCTCACCTCGTTTCATCGCTCTCTTCCTCTTCACTAACAAAGCACTAAAGCCCATCGAGAAGTCTTGTAACATTCAACTATcgaaaaaagatgaaaggaaagaaaattataatgaaCTGCTGAATGTGGAATTCATTATCTCTTGCAGTCAGTGATGAGACAAAGCTTCTTAAGACTTGACCCCGTAAATAACATTATGTGATGAGCTTACATTTCATGAAAGTAATGTTTAATAATTGTAAACTATACTTAATGATTCTGTGGTTATGTAAAAGGGTTACATAGGGGCAAGTTCATTCTTCTGCTGCTACAGGGACCTCTTCATTGGCACTTTCGTCGGGATTCTCTGTCGAGGCTGATTTCTCCATGGATGAGTCCTCCTCGCCTTTTGGTTCTTTTTCAGactttgtctttccttcctgTTCTGGCCTCTTGGTCTTCATCCTTCCTCCTCGGTTGCTGATCTTTGCCAGCAGGCTCTCTCGTTGCTGTTGCATGGTTTTCTCTCTTTGGAGGATCTGTCGCAGCCTCTCTTCTCGCACCTGTCCGTCGATCTCATCTTCTCGCTGTGAAATGACAGGACATCTTTAATGCCAATGACTCATGGTTATTATGACATGGGGGAGATACAAACATGCTTACGATACAAAACAGCATGTTCAACAGCAATCTATAGGCTAATGTACACTTTCATATGTAATTTGAACCTAAATATATGGTCATCAGGCATGTTCTCTTTCCAAAGGGGCATGGCTATGCATATAAAGGTATTTTAGTATACTCCATCCATCTGTCATACACACATCTATGAGGAGTTCTCTCTGTTAGAGAAAGGGAAAAGAGAACCAACAAGACCAATGATAGAATGCCAGCACGCAGTCACGTGTGTTCGTGCACGCGCCTTTTCTGTATACAGTGTCTCTACATCAGTGCGGCTGTGTCTTTGCATGCTCTTTCATGTGTTCACAGCGACGTGCATGAATATTAATGGGCCTAACACACACTTGTGTCTTCATTAAGGTATTTGTGCATGTATGCTGATGGATTTGCTTTCATGTATTCATGTATGATCGAGTATGCGCTTTATATTCCGTTTTTCTGTTCCTAATAATAGATTCACAGTTAAATCCGCTATAGATGGTGGGATGGGTAGACAGCTAGTAGCTACATGTGCTAGGTTAGGGAGGGTTGGGTTGGGTAGGTTGGTTTCGGTATGTATTCATTACTGCTACAGTATtgtaaaataaggaaaaaagcaagaaaacaaaaaggaaccgatcaaagaaaagaataaataaaataaagaaagaagaaaaaataagaaagtcgcaaagaaacgaaaaataaaaaaataaggaaaaaaaactttaaaaagaagcaaacaaaaaatgaagaaaacataaacaaacaaacgaaactaacaacgaaaaataaatttaaaaaaacaaaaccaaaaaatataaatacaaaaaagacaataaaaacaaacaaacaaaagaaaacaagttaaaaGAGAGATAAACAGACTACATCAGCATACCTGCAACACTCGCCGCTGACGTAATTTCCGGTTTTCCCAAGACTCGATGACTCGCCGCTTGTGGTCGGCCTCGCGGTATCGTTCTTTCTCCTCCAGGCGGCGCAGCAGCAGGttttcacgcatgcgcaggcgCTGCACGAGGCTGACGTCACGCGCGTACATGGCCAAGCGGTCGCTGGAGTCGGTGTCCTGCACAGGCATACAGACGTATAGTCATACAGGTCTACATGCATACAGGTGTAGTCATACGAGGATATAGGCATACAGGTGTACAGGCATACAGACAAAAATCACGTTCTCACCTGTGGAATTCGTGACAGCTTTTTAGAACATAGGGACTCAGATTAGGATATGTCGAAGCTTGTAGGGAATTAAATCGGTTTTGTGGAAACTAATCTTGCATTCGAGTAGATAGATACACGAAGAGCTCCACAGGAGTGTAAGGGTAGTAAGTGTGATCAGTGCAGGGATACATCACGATTCTCACCTTCGTGAGCACCGAGTCCTGCGAACCGCCTACCCTGCTTCGCGGATGCTCGGTTTTTACTGGCCTTTGACCCGCCATCCACCCGTCGTCTGTTCTCTGCCCACTCTTCTGGAGTGCCAGGTCTGTAGCACTGCGGTACCGCAGGTACTCCCTGAAAACAGCCACCTCAGTGCTGTtaatgatgtcacgtgacacacgaaGTCTGGTTGCACCAGtctcacacaaaacaaagatcaGGTCTGGGATTGTCTGTTAGCGTTTGTTAGTGGTTATCTCACGTATTGATGAAGTAGCTAGTAGTGATTATTCCTGCTTgcataaattgtgtgtgtgcgtgtgcgtgtgtgtgtgtgttttgagttaCTGTTGCCGCCATGGTTTTCCGCTTGACTTCATGGCGGCGTGACCTCTGCCCTGTGCCCTGTGCAGCTGCCCCTTCCCTGCAATAGCTTACCTGTATTGGTTGAACTCTTTTATATCGCACTTGACCTTTCCGTCACGCGTGATTAACTTGTTGTGAACCAGGTGTCGCCACGTGCGGGGATTTTCGAAAAAGTAATCCTTGAGGTATGGGTCGTGCAGTGAGTCGTATTCACCGGGTCGTGCGTGACCAAAAGGGTCATTGAGGTCAAAATCGTATCTCTGCTTGTTAATGTACTTGGATTCTCCTACCTGAAACATTCCGAGCAACTTCCTGCAGAGAAATTAACAAAAGAATGAGCGAACTAATCAATTGATGAACAGGCAGACCAATAACGAACAGGACCAACGGAAGAACGAAATGAAGAATTCCTCAACATCGTggttgtcgtcgttgttgttgttttcgtcaTCATTATCGACGTATTCTTCATCCTCCTCGTCGTTATCGTCATCATCGGTCTAGAGAAGGAGTGATCGTGGACAAAATGGGAGAAAACGaacaaattaacaaatgaatgaatggaaCGAAAAGACCTAAGAGATCTATTTATAGATCCCTTGTCAAGGCTCAGGTCACATGActaataaaaacacagatatCTTGTCTCGGACCGTTGACCCACTCACCCATGGAGAATCTGAATATCATCATCTGGTTCTAACCAGTTTATCCCTTCCTATGCAAGAGACTGATGCTTTAGCAATGTCATGTaattgtgtgcgtgcgtgcgtgcgtgcgtgtgagtgttgTTCAGTGACGCGTGCTATAGTAACGTATGTGTATGGCTATGGTGACGTACATGTGTGGTGTACAAGGTGTAAGACCCTCGGGGAGACGGTACCACCGGGAGCTTGGCATCCAAGGGGAGCTTACTCCAGACCGGAAGCGGGTCCCCGGCGGGAACGAGGTTGGTGTCGAAGACTCGTTGTCTCCGAGGCATGGAGAGGTTTTCGATTGATGACGACATGCTctgtggagagagaaaaagaactcGAAATACACAAGAGTGATTTAAACCATGTATCCTTCtatgcaaaaatataataataataaaaatgaaataaacaccACAGAATctccaaaaaaaataaatgaataatcaGGGTGATGCCTGCCATGCAAATTGTCATGAACAAACCACGCAATGTTAAGGTATAATCATTCTTGCATCTAGAAATCTCATACAAAATATAAGATAATAAAACATTGATGAAGGTGACACTAAGAAATTTCCGTTGCTGTCTGTGGAAGCAGAAATGCTAGATACTAGAGAACAAATTTCCCAACCCAGAGGGTTGTATGTGAATAATATGATCCATTCTGATTATGTTATTGCAGTCAAAGATTTACTGAATAGTTTAGGGCTGTCATGAGTTTGGGACCAACAGGAGAATTTTAAAATCTCCCCTGATTTAAATACAAGGTTAGCAGATGTTTATTTGACATGTATATAAACAAATGGTTCTCTGAATTGTATGAAATCCATACAGATTGGAATTGAAGAATTATAAAGCTTCTCTCCCTTGTGAAAAATGCATTACTCTATAAACTAACGAGAACTGTGTAACACATTTTAAGTTTATAACCTTAAATATGAATCTTCCAGTCCAGAATA
Encoded proteins:
- the LOC112567996 gene encoding fibrous sheath-interacting protein 2-like; the encoded protein is MKRGKESMSSSIENLSMPRRQRVFDTNLVPAGDPLPVWSKLPLDAKLPVVPSPRGSYTLYTTHVGESKYINKQRYDFDLNDPFGHARPGEYDSLHDPYLKDYFFENPRTWRHLVHNKLITRDGKVKCDIKEFNQYREYLRYRSATDLALQKSGQRTDDGWMAGQRPVKTEHPRSRVGGSQDSVLTKDTDSSDRLAMYARDVSLVQRLRMRENLLLRRLEEKERYREADHKRRVIESWENRKLRQRRVLQREDEIDGQVREERLRQILQREKTMQQQRESLLAKISNRGGRMKTKRPEQEGKTKSEKEPKGEEDSSMEKSASTENPDESANEEVPVAAEE